The Bombus fervidus isolate BK054 chromosome 3, iyBomFerv1, whole genome shotgun sequence genome includes a window with the following:
- the Sur gene encoding sulfonylurea receptor isoform X3 yields the protein MDFCKSYKFLQILPKPVRRVEWSWRTENGTRVRFIEDDSIEDNCIENCLVELVNICVPAIAVILALITFLRCKCRKQPKDCRGLLPFHTTRTLLCMTVLAVLFVELCESLLTSISFSLILMIVAILYCWIIHRRTEIRDACGTALSAGIFVAITLSRAWKFMCLSRYGLSMIHVRLTTTAFTAITCGLLAVLDSYTFYLMTRRKKRYLIERGERRRTAYKHADVPFLNRITFHWVIDLLCKGYSTPLDNHDLGELPEEETTRRQFDKFREVYEKHRERNEKLHLWRCYWKRIWWPFAIGGLFKLLGDATSLVGPMSISKILDYVSASQNGTINRSSMGAMTFPEILQNGYFLCLLVFFFSLLQSTLSQASTHILCVEGIRLKNALQALLYDKALRLCSWSIDEEDNPTDKEKEQYKCQQSADIGTLTNLISEDAYNVMSFFWIGHYTWAIPLKISAIVFLLYTKLGVSAIIGAFCCILIVTPLQLVLGKKMSENSKLVAKSSDARLRLVNEIFQGMRLVKLRAWENIFEEKIRKTRNDELKMLDKDSFYWTLINFLTHASSVLTTLFTFAAYFWLEEKSLEAGNVFASLALFSQLTVPLLIFPVMIPIIINAMISTNRIEEFLQLPEIDDVLPNLNDAKPEVAENISSLVNSIEESTIETMKTHNTPNFGSLDNIKEDEEDGQSSNFADYTMDINSSVDTVFEKDPEIPVLTMKRCGFSWGTDESLLSVSDLSFPRGQLTIIVGKTGSGKTSLLLGMLGEIQRTTGSIQWAKGVKVAYVAQKPWLQNASLRDNVLFGSPYKLRRYRNVLKACALQPDIDILPGRDFTRIGEKGINLSGGQKQRITIARALYNDADVIIMDDPLSALDHQVAQQIFDQGIRKLLLRSGRTVIMVTHRLELLSTAHQVVVMDGCRIRVVGTKSAIEDADPELAIEWRKTATNKDEGYRADRTAKDKWALMKLVSRIGVSATNKRLDDGSWTTDQDAHVNPPAFVPLRMRRTTLGGSRYLAHDLTDLPVPSEEWNIGKKRFKFHRNAVRSSSLQPQRQPPPVLRQSSTPTILESRYAVPRKRNNTFDNGQRNGVFRQIFSGAINQEQENDHFPVKRLLSIESTGTNEPDEVEGNDCDTDEQEEEFQYEDRSGIVTRMILCDYTKAGGWIPGLIYIVVAIFCQVLRVYIDLWLSQWTDEDNINFDQENRNTVFYFKVYIVLSLVFILLSFVCNATGQWTGARARRKLHEEAVSRLLRVPMSFFDCNPVGKILNRFSADTGVIDKKISMSIQRLTFFVLLCGSAILVNVIVSPWFFIAAIPTCAAYYIVQKFYRCSAKHLQRLDGSTRWPITTHFSETLRGLATLRASKQENRFMEQAMKCLDVNTNAFLLLNSSSRWLGIALDYLGAVIVGSATLAVLISAELYPDRVTPALVGLAINYTLLVPIYLNWVVKFTAETEMYFGSVARISTYRYAPIENYQQNDFHVPDSWPGKGEIIFENVSLRYVSQREPVISNLFLKITPGQKIGICGRTGSGKSSTVMALFRLLEITQGRISIDGTDVRQVPLEILRSRLSAIPQDVIMFSGTIRENLDPLSEHEDRELWNALEVAQIKDVVASHPEGLNFEVKEGGENFSSGQLQLLCMARAILRKSSIVVLDEATSALDAVTEKNLLKAVSTTFRNRTVIAIAHRVSALLDCDRVIVFHDGKIVEDGLPADLMQRHGGFFANMLKSNEENETTNR from the exons agATTGCAGAGGACTCCTACCATTTCATACAACTAGAACACTGTTGTGTATGACGGTGTTGGCGGTGCTTTTTGTCGAACTATGCGAGTCGTTGCTCACGTCGATTTCTTTCTCGTTGATTCTCATGATCGTAGCCATCCTCTACTGTTGGATCATTCATCGAAGAACCGAGATTAGAGATGCTTGTGGTACTGCCCTCTCCGCTGGAATCTTCGTCGCGATTACCTTATCCCGAGCATGGAAATTTATGTGTCTCTCTAG ATATGGTCTGTCCATGATACACGTTCGACTCACAACCACAGCGTTCACCGCCATTACCTGTGGGCTCTTGGCCGTTTTGGACTCTTACACGTTCTATCTTATG acaagaaggaagaaaaggtaTTTGATTGAGCGAGGAGAACGACGAAGAACAGCGTACAAACACGCGGACGTGCCTTTTCTCAATAGAATCACCTTCCATTGGGTGATCGACCTGCTGTGCAAGGGATACAGTACGCCGTTGGACAACCACGACCTTGGAGAACTTCCCGAGGAGGAGACTACTAGGAGACAGTTTGACAAGTTTCGTGAAGTTTACGAGAAACATAGG gagagaaacgagaaactACATCTTTGGCGATGTTACTGGAAAAGAATATGGTGGCCGTTTGCCATTGGAGGATTGTTTAAATTACTGGGAGACGCTACAAGTCTTGTTGGACCTATGTCTATCTCTAAAATTCTGGACTACGTCTCTGCTTCCCAAAATGGGACAATAAATCGAAGTTCTATG GGTGCCATGACATTTCCTGAAATCTTGCAAAATGGCTATTTTTTATGCCTGTtggtgtttttcttttctttattacaAAGCACTCTAAGCCAGGCCTCCACTCATATCCTTTGCGTCGAAGGGATTCGCCTGAAGAACGCACTTCAG GCGCTGCTATACGATAAAGCCTTGCGTTTATGCTCCTGGAGTATCGACGAAGAGGATAATCCGACAGACAAGGAGAAAGAACAGTATAAATGTCAGCAATCCGCTGATATTGGAACCTTAACTAACTTAATATCTGAGGATGCTTACAATGTGATGAGCTTTTTCTGGATTGGACATTATACCTGGGCAATTCCATTAAAA ATCAGCGCTatagtttttcttctttacacAAAATTGGGAGTCAGTGCAATTATCGGTGCATTCTGTTGCATATTGATAGTAACGCCACTGCAATTGGTGCTTGGCAAGAAAATGTCGGAAAATTCTAAATTGGTCGCC AAAAGCAGCGACGCTAGATTACGTCTGGTTAACGAAATCTTCCAAGGAATGAGATTAGTGAAGCTTAGAGCCtgggaaaatattttcgaggagaaaataagaaaaacgagaaacgatGAGCTAAAAATGCTGGACAAGGATTCTTTCTATTGGACCCTTATAA ATTTTCTCACGCATGCTTCGTCGGTACTGACGACACTTTTCACTTTTGCCGCTTATTTCTGGCTGGAAGAGAAAAGTCTCGAGGCTGGAAATGTTTTTGCAAGCTTAGCTCTATTCTCACAGCTCACAGTGCCCCTTCTCATTTTTCCTGTGATGATACCTATCATTATTAACGCTATG ATTTCAACAAACAGAATAGAGGAGTTTCTCCAACTTCCGGAGATCGACGATGTCTTACCTAATCTTAACGATGCAAAACCAGAAGTAGCCGAAAATATATCATCGCTGGTCAATTCTATCGAAGAGAGCACT aTAGAAACAATGAAAACGCACAACACTCCCAATTTTGGATCGTTGGATAATAtcaaagaagacgaagaagatggACAATCTTCTAACTTTGCGGATTACACGATGGACATAAATTCATCGGTGGACACCGTGTTTGAGAAGGATCCGGAGATTCCGGTGCTTACGATGAAACGCTGCGGATTTTCTTGGGGCACCGATGAGAGTCTGTTATCCGTATCTGATCTTAGTTTTCCACGTG GCCAGCTGACCATAATTGTTGGAAAGACAGGAAGTGGAAAGACTTCTTTACTATTAGGAATGTTGGGAGAGATCCAGAGGACAACAGGATCGATTCAGTGGGCTAA AGGGGTGAAGGTTGCATATGTGGCTCAGAAACCCTGGCTCCAGAATGCCAGTTTGAGGGACAATGTTCTTTTTGGATCACCGTACAAATTGAGAAGGTACAGGAATGTATTGAAGGCTTGCGCTCTGCAACCGGACATCGATATACTTCCGGGTCGTGATTTCACGCGGATAGGTGAGAAAGGGATCAATTTGAGCGGAGGCCAAAAACAGAGAATAACTATAGCCAGAGCGCTGTACAACGATGCGGACGTTATAATAATG GATGACCCGTTGTCCGCGCTGGATCATCAAGTTGCGCAGCAGATCTTCGATCAAGGAATCCGGAAGCTGCTGCTGAGGAGCGGACGCACGGTGATTATGGTTACTCACCGACTAGAATTGTTATCAACTGCTCATCAA GTTGTCGTGATGGACGGATGTCGTATTCGAGTAGTGGGCACGAAATCAGCGATCGAAGACGCTGATCCAGAATTAGCGATCGAGTGGAGGAAAACAGCAACGAATAAAGACGAAGGATATCGTGCTGATAGAACTGCGAAAGACAAGTGGGCCTTGATGAAATTAGTATCCAGAATCGGTGTGAGTGCGACAAACAAACGACTTGACGATGGATCCTGGACCACTGATCAAGATGCCCATGTG AATCCTCCAGCTTTTGTCCCGTTAAGAATGAGAAGAACCACCCTTGGCGGATCGAGATACTTAGCCCACGATCTGACAGATCTTCCAGTGCCCTCTGAAGAATGGAACATCGGgaaaaaaagatttaaattcCATCGAAACGCTGTCAGATCGAGCAGTCTTCAACCTCAAAGACAGCCACCCCCTGTTCTACGACAAAGCAGCACTCCAACCATTCTCGAAAGTCGATACGCTGTTCCTAG aaaaaggAATAACACTTTTGACAACGGACAACGAAACGGCGTTTTCAGGCAAATATTTTCTGGCGC AATTAATCAAGAACAGGAGAATGATCATTTTCCCGTTAAACGATTGCTATCGATAGAGTCCACAGGAACTAACGAGCCCGATGAAGTTGAAGGAA aCGACTGTGATACAGATgaacaagaagaagaatttcAATATGAAGATAGAAGCGGAATAGTCACAAGGATGATCCTTTGCGATTACACAAAAGCTGGAGGCTGGATACCAGGCCTAATTTACATAGTAGTAGCAATTTTCTGCCAGGTTCTGCGAGTTTATATCGATCTCTGGCTGAGTCAGTGGACAGACGAAGACAATATAAACTTCGATCAAGAAAATCGAAAT aCGGTGTTCTATTTTAAAGTTTACATCGTTCTTTCCCTCGTCTTTATACTCTTGTCTTTCGTATGCAATGCAACTGGTCAGTGGACAGGAGCCAGAGCGAGAAGAAAATTGCACGAGGAAGCCGTGTCCAGACTTCTTAGAGTACCGATGTCGTTCTTCGATTGTAATCCTGTGGGAAAAATTTTGAACAGATTCAGCGCCGATACAGGCGTCATCGATAAG aaaatatctATGTCGATCCAAAGACTGACATTCTTCGTCTTGCTGTGTGGTTCAGCGATACTAGTAAACGTCATCGTATCACCGTGGTTCTTCATTGCTGCTATACCCACGTGTGCAGCTTATTATATCGTTCAAAAGTTTTATAGATGCAGTGCGAAACATTTGCAACGATTAGATGGCAG TACCCGGTGGCCAATCACAACGCATTTTTCTGAGACACTTCGCGGACTAGCAACATTGCGTGCTTCCAAACAAGAGAATCGTTTCATGGAACAGGCTATGAAGTGCCTAGACGTTAACACGAACGCGTTTCTCCTGCTGAATTCCAGTAGCCGATGGCTCGGCATTGCTCTA GATTATCTGGGTGCTGTTATAGTAGGTTCTGCGACACTCGCCGTCCTAATTTCCGCAGAACTGTATCCAGATCGCGTTACGCCTGCTCTAGTTGGTCTGGCGATTAATTACACCCTTTTAGTGCCAATTTACTTAAATTGGGTAGTGAAGTTCACAGCGGAGACCGAAATGTATTTTGGTAGCGTCGCACGTATCTCTACTTATAGATACGCTCCTATTGAAAACTACCAACAAAATG ACTTCCACGTACCTGATAGTTGGCCAGGTAAAGGTGagattatttttgaaaatgtttctctGAGATACGTTTCACAAAGAGAACCAGTGATCTCGAATCTATTCTTGAAGATTACGCCAGGCCAAAAg ATTGGAATTTGCGGAAGAACCGGAAGTGGTAAATCGTCCACAGTGATGGCTCTGTTTCGACTATTGGAGATTACTCAGGGACGTATATCGATCGATGGGACAGACGTTCGTCAAGTTCCTCTGGAAATTCTTCGTTCGAGACTCTCAGCGATTCCTCAGGATGTGATCATGTTCAGTGGTACAATTAG AGAAAATTTGGATCCCCTATCGGAACACGAAGATCGAGAACTATGGAATGCTTTGGAAGTAGCACAAATTAAGGATGTCGTTGCCTCTCATCCTGAAGGTCTTA ATTTCGAAGTGAAAGAAGGAGGTGAAAACTTTTCTTCCGGCCAGCTGCAGCTGCTCTGTATGGCACGGGCAATCCTCCGGAAGTCTTCGATCGTCGTCCTCGACGAAGCAACCAGCGCTCTCGACGCCGTCACTGAAAAGAATCTTTTGAAAGCAGTTTCAACTACTTTCAGGAACAGAACAGTGATTGCTATCGCG CATCGTGTGTCAGCGTTATTGGATTGCGATCGAGTAATCGTGTTCCACGATGGTAAAATCGTCGAAGATGGACTACCAGCAGACCTAATGCAACGGCATGGTGGATTCTTCGCGAATATGTTGAAGTCCAATGAAGAGAATGAAACGACTAATCGTTGA
- the Sur gene encoding sulfonylurea receptor isoform X2, whose product MDFCKSYKFLQILPKPVRRVEWSWRTENGTRVRFIEDDSIEDNCIENCLVELVNICVPAIAVILALITFLRCKCRKQPKDCRGLLPFHTTRTLLCMTVLAVLFVELCESLLTSISFSLILMIVAILYCWIIHRRTEIRDACGTALSAGIFVAITLSRAWKFMCLSRYGLSMIHVRLTTTAFTAITCGLLAVLDSYTFYLMTRRKKRYLIERGERRRTAYKHADVPFLNRITFHWVIDLLCKGYSTPLDNHDLGELPEEETTRRQFDKFREVYEKHRERNEKLHLWRCYWKRIWWPFAIGGLFKLLGDATSLVGPMSISKILDYVSASQNGTINRSSMGAMTFPEILQNGYFLCLLVFFFSLLQSTLSQASTHILCVEGIRLKNALQALLYDKALRLCSWSIDEEDNPTDKEKEQYKCQQSADIGTLTNLISEDAYNVMSFFWIGHYTWAIPLKISAIVFLLYTKLGVSAIIGAFCCILIVTPLQLVLGKKMSENSKLVAKSSDARLRLVNEIFQGMRLVKLRAWENIFEEKIRKTRNDELKMLDKDSFYWTLIKKSLEAGNVFASLALFSQLTVPLLIFPVMIPIIINAMISTNRIEEFLQLPEIDDVLPNLNDAKPEVAENISSLVNSIEESTIETMKTHNTPNFGSLDNIKEDEEDGQSSNFADYTMDINSSVDTVFEKDPEIPVLTMKRCGFSWGTDESLLSVSDLSFPRGQLTIIVGKTGSGKTSLLLGMLGEIQRTTGSIQWAKGVKVAYVAQKPWLQNASLRDNVLFGSPYKLRRYRNVLKACALQPDIDILPGRDFTRIGEKGINLSGGQKQRITIARALYNDADVIIMDDPLSALDHQVAQQIFDQGIRKLLLRSGRTVIMVTHRLELLSTAHQVVVMDGCRIRVVGTKSAIEDADPELAIEWRKTATNKDEGYRADRTAKDKWALMKLVSRIGVSATNKRLDDGSWTTDQDAHVNPPAFVPLRMRRTTLGGSRYLAHDLTDLPVPSEEWNIGKKRFKFHRNAVRSSSLQPQRQPPPVLRQSSTPTILESRYAVPRKRNNTFDNGQRNGVFRQIFSGAIISPRPDELILNRDKGVLRKLVPSNSNRQIQYTVKKINQEQENDHFPVKRLLSIESTGTNEPDEVEGNDCDTDEQEEEFQYEDRSGIVTRMILCDYTKAGGWIPGLIYIVVAIFCQVLRVYIDLWLSQWTDEDNINFDQENRNTVFYFKVYIVLSLVFILLSFVCNATGQWTGARARRKLHEEAVSRLLRVPMSFFDCNPVGKILNRFSADTGVIDKKISMSIQRLTFFVLLCGSAILVNVIVSPWFFIAAIPTCAAYYIVQKFYRCSAKHLQRLDGSTRWPITTHFSETLRGLATLRASKQENRFMEQAMKCLDVNTNAFLLLNSSSRWLGIALDYLGAVIVGSATLAVLISAELYPDRVTPALVGLAINYTLLVPIYLNWVVKFTAETEMYFGSVARISTYRYAPIENYQQNDFHVPDSWPGKGEIIFENVSLRYVSQREPVISNLFLKITPGQKIGICGRTGSGKSSTVMALFRLLEITQGRISIDGTDVRQVPLEILRSRLSAIPQDVIMFSGTIRENLDPLSEHEDRELWNALEVAQIKDVVASHPEGLNFEVKEGGENFSSGQLQLLCMARAILRKSSIVVLDEATSALDAVTEKNLLKAVSTTFRNRTVIAIAHRVSALLDCDRVIVFHDGKIVEDGLPADLMQRHGGFFANMLKSNEENETTNR is encoded by the exons agATTGCAGAGGACTCCTACCATTTCATACAACTAGAACACTGTTGTGTATGACGGTGTTGGCGGTGCTTTTTGTCGAACTATGCGAGTCGTTGCTCACGTCGATTTCTTTCTCGTTGATTCTCATGATCGTAGCCATCCTCTACTGTTGGATCATTCATCGAAGAACCGAGATTAGAGATGCTTGTGGTACTGCCCTCTCCGCTGGAATCTTCGTCGCGATTACCTTATCCCGAGCATGGAAATTTATGTGTCTCTCTAG ATATGGTCTGTCCATGATACACGTTCGACTCACAACCACAGCGTTCACCGCCATTACCTGTGGGCTCTTGGCCGTTTTGGACTCTTACACGTTCTATCTTATG acaagaaggaagaaaaggtaTTTGATTGAGCGAGGAGAACGACGAAGAACAGCGTACAAACACGCGGACGTGCCTTTTCTCAATAGAATCACCTTCCATTGGGTGATCGACCTGCTGTGCAAGGGATACAGTACGCCGTTGGACAACCACGACCTTGGAGAACTTCCCGAGGAGGAGACTACTAGGAGACAGTTTGACAAGTTTCGTGAAGTTTACGAGAAACATAGG gagagaaacgagaaactACATCTTTGGCGATGTTACTGGAAAAGAATATGGTGGCCGTTTGCCATTGGAGGATTGTTTAAATTACTGGGAGACGCTACAAGTCTTGTTGGACCTATGTCTATCTCTAAAATTCTGGACTACGTCTCTGCTTCCCAAAATGGGACAATAAATCGAAGTTCTATG GGTGCCATGACATTTCCTGAAATCTTGCAAAATGGCTATTTTTTATGCCTGTtggtgtttttcttttctttattacaAAGCACTCTAAGCCAGGCCTCCACTCATATCCTTTGCGTCGAAGGGATTCGCCTGAAGAACGCACTTCAG GCGCTGCTATACGATAAAGCCTTGCGTTTATGCTCCTGGAGTATCGACGAAGAGGATAATCCGACAGACAAGGAGAAAGAACAGTATAAATGTCAGCAATCCGCTGATATTGGAACCTTAACTAACTTAATATCTGAGGATGCTTACAATGTGATGAGCTTTTTCTGGATTGGACATTATACCTGGGCAATTCCATTAAAA ATCAGCGCTatagtttttcttctttacacAAAATTGGGAGTCAGTGCAATTATCGGTGCATTCTGTTGCATATTGATAGTAACGCCACTGCAATTGGTGCTTGGCAAGAAAATGTCGGAAAATTCTAAATTGGTCGCC AAAAGCAGCGACGCTAGATTACGTCTGGTTAACGAAATCTTCCAAGGAATGAGATTAGTGAAGCTTAGAGCCtgggaaaatattttcgaggagaaaataagaaaaacgagaaacgatGAGCTAAAAATGCTGGACAAGGATTCTTTCTATTGGACCCTTATAA AGAAAAGTCTCGAGGCTGGAAATGTTTTTGCAAGCTTAGCTCTATTCTCACAGCTCACAGTGCCCCTTCTCATTTTTCCTGTGATGATACCTATCATTATTAACGCTATG ATTTCAACAAACAGAATAGAGGAGTTTCTCCAACTTCCGGAGATCGACGATGTCTTACCTAATCTTAACGATGCAAAACCAGAAGTAGCCGAAAATATATCATCGCTGGTCAATTCTATCGAAGAGAGCACT aTAGAAACAATGAAAACGCACAACACTCCCAATTTTGGATCGTTGGATAATAtcaaagaagacgaagaagatggACAATCTTCTAACTTTGCGGATTACACGATGGACATAAATTCATCGGTGGACACCGTGTTTGAGAAGGATCCGGAGATTCCGGTGCTTACGATGAAACGCTGCGGATTTTCTTGGGGCACCGATGAGAGTCTGTTATCCGTATCTGATCTTAGTTTTCCACGTG GCCAGCTGACCATAATTGTTGGAAAGACAGGAAGTGGAAAGACTTCTTTACTATTAGGAATGTTGGGAGAGATCCAGAGGACAACAGGATCGATTCAGTGGGCTAA AGGGGTGAAGGTTGCATATGTGGCTCAGAAACCCTGGCTCCAGAATGCCAGTTTGAGGGACAATGTTCTTTTTGGATCACCGTACAAATTGAGAAGGTACAGGAATGTATTGAAGGCTTGCGCTCTGCAACCGGACATCGATATACTTCCGGGTCGTGATTTCACGCGGATAGGTGAGAAAGGGATCAATTTGAGCGGAGGCCAAAAACAGAGAATAACTATAGCCAGAGCGCTGTACAACGATGCGGACGTTATAATAATG GATGACCCGTTGTCCGCGCTGGATCATCAAGTTGCGCAGCAGATCTTCGATCAAGGAATCCGGAAGCTGCTGCTGAGGAGCGGACGCACGGTGATTATGGTTACTCACCGACTAGAATTGTTATCAACTGCTCATCAA GTTGTCGTGATGGACGGATGTCGTATTCGAGTAGTGGGCACGAAATCAGCGATCGAAGACGCTGATCCAGAATTAGCGATCGAGTGGAGGAAAACAGCAACGAATAAAGACGAAGGATATCGTGCTGATAGAACTGCGAAAGACAAGTGGGCCTTGATGAAATTAGTATCCAGAATCGGTGTGAGTGCGACAAACAAACGACTTGACGATGGATCCTGGACCACTGATCAAGATGCCCATGTG AATCCTCCAGCTTTTGTCCCGTTAAGAATGAGAAGAACCACCCTTGGCGGATCGAGATACTTAGCCCACGATCTGACAGATCTTCCAGTGCCCTCTGAAGAATGGAACATCGGgaaaaaaagatttaaattcCATCGAAACGCTGTCAGATCGAGCAGTCTTCAACCTCAAAGACAGCCACCCCCTGTTCTACGACAAAGCAGCACTCCAACCATTCTCGAAAGTCGATACGCTGTTCCTAG aaaaaggAATAACACTTTTGACAACGGACAACGAAACGGCGTTTTCAGGCAAATATTTTCTGGCGC AATTATCAGTCCACGTCCCGATGAATTGATATTAAATAGAGACAAAGGCGTGCTACGAAAATTAGTACCTTCTAACTCTAACAGACAAATACAATACACTGTTAAAAA AATTAATCAAGAACAGGAGAATGATCATTTTCCCGTTAAACGATTGCTATCGATAGAGTCCACAGGAACTAACGAGCCCGATGAAGTTGAAGGAA aCGACTGTGATACAGATgaacaagaagaagaatttcAATATGAAGATAGAAGCGGAATAGTCACAAGGATGATCCTTTGCGATTACACAAAAGCTGGAGGCTGGATACCAGGCCTAATTTACATAGTAGTAGCAATTTTCTGCCAGGTTCTGCGAGTTTATATCGATCTCTGGCTGAGTCAGTGGACAGACGAAGACAATATAAACTTCGATCAAGAAAATCGAAAT aCGGTGTTCTATTTTAAAGTTTACATCGTTCTTTCCCTCGTCTTTATACTCTTGTCTTTCGTATGCAATGCAACTGGTCAGTGGACAGGAGCCAGAGCGAGAAGAAAATTGCACGAGGAAGCCGTGTCCAGACTTCTTAGAGTACCGATGTCGTTCTTCGATTGTAATCCTGTGGGAAAAATTTTGAACAGATTCAGCGCCGATACAGGCGTCATCGATAAG aaaatatctATGTCGATCCAAAGACTGACATTCTTCGTCTTGCTGTGTGGTTCAGCGATACTAGTAAACGTCATCGTATCACCGTGGTTCTTCATTGCTGCTATACCCACGTGTGCAGCTTATTATATCGTTCAAAAGTTTTATAGATGCAGTGCGAAACATTTGCAACGATTAGATGGCAG TACCCGGTGGCCAATCACAACGCATTTTTCTGAGACACTTCGCGGACTAGCAACATTGCGTGCTTCCAAACAAGAGAATCGTTTCATGGAACAGGCTATGAAGTGCCTAGACGTTAACACGAACGCGTTTCTCCTGCTGAATTCCAGTAGCCGATGGCTCGGCATTGCTCTA GATTATCTGGGTGCTGTTATAGTAGGTTCTGCGACACTCGCCGTCCTAATTTCCGCAGAACTGTATCCAGATCGCGTTACGCCTGCTCTAGTTGGTCTGGCGATTAATTACACCCTTTTAGTGCCAATTTACTTAAATTGGGTAGTGAAGTTCACAGCGGAGACCGAAATGTATTTTGGTAGCGTCGCACGTATCTCTACTTATAGATACGCTCCTATTGAAAACTACCAACAAAATG ACTTCCACGTACCTGATAGTTGGCCAGGTAAAGGTGagattatttttgaaaatgtttctctGAGATACGTTTCACAAAGAGAACCAGTGATCTCGAATCTATTCTTGAAGATTACGCCAGGCCAAAAg ATTGGAATTTGCGGAAGAACCGGAAGTGGTAAATCGTCCACAGTGATGGCTCTGTTTCGACTATTGGAGATTACTCAGGGACGTATATCGATCGATGGGACAGACGTTCGTCAAGTTCCTCTGGAAATTCTTCGTTCGAGACTCTCAGCGATTCCTCAGGATGTGATCATGTTCAGTGGTACAATTAG AGAAAATTTGGATCCCCTATCGGAACACGAAGATCGAGAACTATGGAATGCTTTGGAAGTAGCACAAATTAAGGATGTCGTTGCCTCTCATCCTGAAGGTCTTA ATTTCGAAGTGAAAGAAGGAGGTGAAAACTTTTCTTCCGGCCAGCTGCAGCTGCTCTGTATGGCACGGGCAATCCTCCGGAAGTCTTCGATCGTCGTCCTCGACGAAGCAACCAGCGCTCTCGACGCCGTCACTGAAAAGAATCTTTTGAAAGCAGTTTCAACTACTTTCAGGAACAGAACAGTGATTGCTATCGCG CATCGTGTGTCAGCGTTATTGGATTGCGATCGAGTAATCGTGTTCCACGATGGTAAAATCGTCGAAGATGGACTACCAGCAGACCTAATGCAACGGCATGGTGGATTCTTCGCGAATATGTTGAAGTCCAATGAAGAGAATGAAACGACTAATCGTTGA